From Bacteroidales bacterium, one genomic window encodes:
- a CDS encoding PhoH family protein, with protein sequence MAEKKIELKEIDPIDIFGVNDRIINRLGKYFPQLKITPRGNCIMLKGSYKDITNFEHSVNVLIDTRKHKRNLNLDDVDQVFESPQSPLGNGDDIPMGMPSEYAEEDNVDPRSRRGDLGDEGDIIVFGNEGKIVRARTKNQKKLVSDYYTHDLIFAIGPAGTGKTYTAIALAVRALKNREVKKLILTRPAVEAGERLGFLPGDLKDKLDPYLQPLYDALLDMIPPQKLKILMEEGTIQIAPLAYMRGRTLEGAFVILDEAQNTSLGQLKMFLTRMGNNAKFIVTGDMTQIDLPNKEDSGLSKGIKLLQKIKGIAIIDFTKDDIVRHPLVTKIVGAFEKDETEKKKGN encoded by the coding sequence ATGGCAGAGAAAAAAATTGAGCTTAAAGAGATTGACCCAATTGATATTTTTGGAGTCAATGATAGGATTATCAACCGTCTGGGCAAATATTTTCCGCAATTAAAAATTACGCCGCGCGGCAATTGTATAATGCTAAAGGGTAGCTACAAGGACATTACAAATTTTGAACATTCGGTTAATGTCTTGATAGACACCAGAAAGCATAAGCGCAATTTAAATCTTGATGATGTGGACCAAGTGTTTGAAAGTCCGCAGTCTCCTCTTGGAAATGGTGATGATATTCCCATGGGAATGCCCAGCGAATATGCAGAAGAGGATAATGTTGACCCTCGCAGCAGACGCGGAGACCTTGGAGATGAGGGAGATATCATTGTCTTTGGAAATGAGGGAAAGATTGTGAGGGCGCGCACAAAGAATCAGAAAAAACTGGTTAGCGACTATTATACTCACGATTTGATTTTCGCCATAGGGCCGGCTGGAACAGGAAAGACATATACCGCTATAGCTCTGGCAGTTAGAGCGCTAAAAAACAGAGAGGTAAAGAAGCTGATTCTTACAAGACCCGCAGTTGAGGCGGGAGAGAGACTTGGCTTTTTGCCCGGAGATTTAAAAGATAAGCTTGATCCGTATCTGCAACCTTTATATGATGCGCTGCTGGATATGATACCTCCTCAAAAACTTAAAATTTTGATGGAAGAGGGAACAATTCAAATTGCTCCGCTGGCTTATATGAGAGGCAGGACTTTGGAGGGTGCGTTTGTTATTTTGGATGAGGCGCAAAATACCTCTTTGGGACAGCTTAAAATGTTTCTTACCAGAATGGGAAATAATGCAAAGTTTATTGTCACCGGAGACATGACGCAAATTGACCTTCCAAACAAAGAGGACTCCGGACTCTCAAAAGGAATAAAACTTCTTCAAAAGATAAAAGGCATTGCAATAATAGATTTTACAAAAGATGACATAGTTCGCCATCCTCTTGTTACAAAGATAGTTGGGGCCTTTGAGAAAGATGAGACTGAGAAGAAGAAAGGGAATTGA
- a CDS encoding glycosyl hydrolase family 18 protein, translated as MKLNKALACTALTTYMFLFTLSACGGGSKTVNPTPSQPDTTTTTKTHSLKIVGYLPMDSTSANSVQLSQMRWKCLTHIILSSGRVSSTGHLNTRRLDRNIDNTISAAHNNNVKVLMQLYSLSLKGLYFTEVLDDAAKRAVLVQDIIAYSKSKGLDGVDINYEERSGWGTTEAENLYNLAKEIRAAAPSGFLITAAVTEYDPYVSGFFDVLDFASLMSYDHNVWSTANSQHASYTSFQSNFETLMKKFPNIDKKKLLGGVPFYGYTWDTVSYPAAIGHTPYGVTFASILSHYGIEYADTDEVAGKASGTKTLYNGRFTIANKCAYINSNGYGGIMIWQLLQDASSGSYSLLKIIDKNLN; from the coding sequence ATGAAACTTAATAAAGCTCTTGCATGCACCGCTCTTACTACTTACATGTTTTTATTTACGCTATCCGCGTGCGGCGGAGGAAGCAAAACGGTTAACCCTACTCCTTCCCAGCCTGACACAACTACCACAACAAAAACACATTCATTAAAGATTGTGGGTTATCTTCCTATGGATTCCACATCTGCTAACAGCGTACAGCTATCGCAGATGAGATGGAAGTGTTTAACACATATCATTCTCAGTTCCGGCAGAGTCTCAAGCACCGGACATCTTAATACAAGGAGACTAGACAGAAATATTGATAATACTATCTCCGCAGCTCACAACAACAATGTAAAAGTTTTGATGCAGCTGTACTCGTTATCACTTAAAGGTCTGTACTTTACAGAGGTACTGGATGATGCCGCAAAAAGGGCCGTTCTGGTACAGGATATAATTGCATACAGCAAATCTAAAGGTCTCGACGGTGTAGATATCAACTATGAAGAGCGCAGCGGCTGGGGAACAACAGAGGCTGAAAATTTATACAACCTTGCAAAGGAAATCAGAGCCGCGGCTCCATCCGGTTTTTTAATCACTGCGGCCGTAACAGAATATGATCCTTATGTTTCGGGATTTTTTGACGTACTGGATTTTGCAAGTCTAATGAGCTATGACCATAATGTTTGGTCAACTGCAAATTCACAGCACGCATCATATACTTCTTTCCAAAGCAACTTTGAAACTTTGATGAAAAAGTTTCCAAACATAGATAAAAAGAAACTGCTTGGAGGTGTTCCTTTCTACGGCTATACATGGGACACCGTAAGTTATCCTGCAGCTATCGGCCACACTCCATACGGAGTCACATTTGCCTCCATATTAAGTCATTATGGGATAGAGTATGCAGACACTGACGAGGTTGCCGGAAAGGCATCCGGCACAAAAACCCTATACAACGGACGCTTTACAATTGCAAATAAATGCGCATACATAAACTCCAACGGTTACGGCGGAATAATGATATGGCAGCTGCTGCAAGATGCAAGCAGCGGCAGTTACAGCCTGCTTAAAATAATTGATAAAAATTTGAACTAG